In Armatimonadota bacterium, one genomic interval encodes:
- a CDS encoding dienelactone hydrolase family protein codes for MKPVYPTRSAWTLRSGALFALLAVGSLSGAQDWAKARVEKSPRHLEWVKIDAGSRKVSSLVAYPEVKDKAPVVIVIHEIFGHTDWIIDVADRLAEAGYIAIAPDLLSGMAPGGGRTTDFKDSGALREAISGLPPDQITADLKAVAAYGKLLPSSNGKTAVMGFCWGGGQSFRFATNQADLSAALVFYGPPPAKEALANITAPVYGFYGGNDNRINATIPETEAAMKELKKTFEPVVYEGAGHGFLRAGEAPDANEGNKKGFEAGWKRVFEVLKKVFG; via the coding sequence ATGAAACCTGTTTACCCGACCAGAAGCGCATGGACCCTCCGCTCTGGCGCCCTCTTCGCATTGCTCGCTGTCGGCTCGCTTTCAGGCGCTCAGGACTGGGCCAAGGCCCGGGTCGAGAAATCCCCTAGGCATCTGGAATGGGTCAAGATCGACGCCGGAAGCAGGAAGGTGAGCAGTCTGGTCGCCTACCCGGAGGTCAAGGACAAGGCGCCCGTCGTCATCGTCATTCACGAGATTTTCGGGCATACCGACTGGATCATCGACGTGGCCGACCGTTTGGCGGAAGCCGGGTACATCGCCATCGCCCCGGATCTGCTCTCGGGCATGGCGCCAGGCGGTGGGCGCACCACGGACTTTAAGGACTCCGGCGCGTTGCGCGAGGCTATTTCGGGCTTGCCGCCAGACCAGATCACCGCCGACCTGAAGGCGGTCGCTGCCTATGGCAAGTTGCTGCCTTCCTCGAACGGCAAGACCGCCGTCATGGGCTTCTGCTGGGGAGGCGGCCAGAGCTTTCGCTTCGCCACGAACCAGGCAGACCTCAGCGCCGCGCTCGTCTTCTACGGTCCGCCGCCCGCCAAGGAAGCTCTCGCCAACATCACTGCCCCGGTCTACGGGTTCTATGGCGGCAACGACAACCGCATCAACGCGACGATCCCGGAGACCGAGGCCGCGATGAAGGAGCTGAAGAAGACCTTTGAGCCGGTGGTCTATGAGGGCGCGGGACATGGGTTCCTGCGAGCAGGGGAGGCACCGGACGCCAACGAGGGCAACAAGAAGGGCTTCGAGGCCGGCTGGAAACGCGTGTTCGAGGTTCTGAAGAAGGTGTTTGGCTAG
- a CDS encoding ABC transporter ATP-binding protein, producing MNLTVEEGEIFGFLGPNGAGKTTTIKMLLGIIYPTSGEAFVLDKEVGDMDVHRVISYLPERPYYYEHMTGMELLKFYASLFGISDNEKCLQLLEKVNLHNDMHKTLNQYSKGMQQRVGLAQSLLNDPKLLFLDEPTAGLDPIAHTEIRDLILQFRDEGRTVFISSHELSEVERICDRVAIINKGKLEKMGSLDDLLRGGRIEIIAEGVAREVADAMKLPDTLISLHDGRLIIDMPETEDAGSVLDALRKAKGKIISMIPRRRRLEDLFVEAVRTKGDTKN from the coding sequence TTGAACCTGACCGTTGAAGAGGGCGAGATCTTTGGGTTCCTGGGCCCGAACGGCGCCGGGAAGACGACGACCATCAAGATGCTGCTCGGCATCATCTACCCCACCTCCGGCGAGGCGTTCGTGCTCGACAAAGAGGTGGGCGATATGGACGTTCACAGGGTCATCAGCTACCTTCCCGAGCGGCCCTATTACTACGAGCACATGACCGGCATGGAACTGCTCAAGTTTTATGCCTCGCTCTTCGGAATCAGCGACAACGAAAAGTGCCTGCAGCTGCTGGAGAAAGTAAACCTCCACAACGACATGCACAAGACGCTCAACCAGTACTCAAAGGGTATGCAGCAGCGCGTCGGATTGGCGCAGAGCCTCCTAAACGATCCCAAACTGCTGTTCCTCGACGAGCCGACCGCGGGCCTGGACCCGATCGCGCACACCGAAATCCGCGACCTGATCCTCCAGTTCCGCGACGAGGGACGCACGGTGTTCATCTCCAGCCACGAGTTGAGCGAAGTCGAGCGCATTTGCGACCGAGTCGCAATCATCAACAAGGGCAAGCTCGAAAAGATGGGCAGCCTGGACGACCTCCTGCGGGGAGGCCGAATCGAGATCATTGCCGAGGGCGTGGCCCGCGAAGTCGCCGACGCCATGAAGCTTCCCGACACGCTGATTTCGCTTCACGACGGCCGTCTGATCATCGACATGCCGGAGACCGAGGACGCGGGAAGCGTACTCGACGCCCTTAGGAAGGCCAAGGGCAAGATCATCAGCATGATTCCTCGCCGCAGAAGGCTGGAAGACCTCTTCGTAGAGGCCGTTCGAACCAAGGGAGACACCAAGAATTGA